One Defluviimonas sp. SAOS-178_SWC DNA window includes the following coding sequences:
- a CDS encoding transposase yields MREECRDLLQQIEDKTVRVDARTQKAHRISEDAETAKRLRTLPGVCPITVLAFEAFAPDMRTFRRGRDYAAWLGLVPRQHSSGGKERWARVTKAGQADIRRLLIIGAMSQLNRLGRLCIAQGSWLERMLARNRPNRDDVDSSGVPFARTLETSASLTGRQLWGQHVRGRSPATIAAAPDERTRVLSEELELLGW; encoded by the coding sequence GTGCGCGAGGAATGCAGAGATCTGTTGCAGCAGATTGAAGACAAAACAGTTCGCGTCGACGCGAGGACCCAGAAGGCGCATCGAATTTCTGAAGATGCAGAGACGGCGAAACGCCTGCGAACTCTTCCGGGCGTCTGCCCGATCACCGTCTTGGCTTTTGAGGCCTTTGCACCGGATATGAGAACCTTCCGGCGCGGACGGGACTACGCTGCCTGGCTGGGGCTTGTGCCGCGCCAGCACTCCTCGGGAGGCAAGGAGCGATGGGCGCGGGTCACGAAAGCGGGTCAGGCGGACATCAGGCGCCTGCTCATCATCGGTGCAATGTCACAACTTAACCGGTTGGGACGATTATGCATCGCGCAAGGTTCGTGGCTAGAGCGGATGCTCGCAAGGAACCGGCCAAACCGCGACGATGTCGATTCCAGCGGCGTACCGTTTGCGCGAACCTTGGAAACATCTGCGTCGCTGACCGGAAGGCAACTTTGGGGGCAGCACGTCAGGGGAAGATCACCTGCGACAATTGCCGCCGCCCCCGATGAAAGGACCAGGGTGTTGTCAGAAGAACTTGAACTGCTAGGCTGGTAA
- a CDS encoding ABC transporter substrate-binding protein → MKNRLTRRKFLRTTAAAGLASPMVIGATRAHAQDSLIVGDMGGAFYEGFKLGFYDEFEKEFGISISATTMQPDPLPQYKMAVDTNTNLFDVALMTPEHVLRVQSLDGEYFEPLNLTIDNPDDFIEGNFTDHFAGVGIYAMVMGYRQDTIGENAPKSWSGFWDTEAFKGRRGLWRSPVITLETALLADGVAPQDIYPLDVDRAFAALDRIRGDIDIWWTSGAQATQLLQNGELDLMSAWSTRAYAAIASGAPVGLIWEGVYNIDGWTIPKGTPKPDLAREFIKYTMDPERQAKFTQKLALGPTNRTAYDFIDPEVAKQFPTAPGNFDNLILLNAGYWAENQDALTERFEQWILS, encoded by the coding sequence ATGAAAAATAGGCTTACTCGTCGCAAATTCCTGCGGACGACAGCAGCCGCCGGCCTCGCATCCCCGATGGTGATCGGAGCCACGCGTGCGCACGCCCAAGATTCGCTGATCGTCGGCGACATGGGCGGCGCCTTCTACGAGGGCTTCAAGCTCGGCTTCTATGACGAATTCGAGAAGGAATTCGGGATTTCCATTTCGGCGACGACCATGCAACCCGACCCGCTGCCGCAATACAAGATGGCGGTGGACACGAACACCAACTTGTTCGACGTCGCCCTGATGACCCCCGAGCATGTCTTGCGCGTGCAGAGCCTGGATGGCGAGTATTTCGAACCGCTGAACCTGACCATCGACAATCCGGACGATTTCATCGAAGGCAATTTCACCGACCATTTCGCCGGAGTTGGCATCTACGCGATGGTCATGGGCTACCGGCAGGACACGATCGGGGAAAACGCGCCGAAATCCTGGTCGGGTTTCTGGGATACGGAGGCCTTCAAGGGCCGCCGCGGCCTGTGGCGCAGCCCGGTCATCACCCTGGAAACGGCGCTGCTGGCCGATGGCGTGGCGCCGCAGGACATCTATCCGCTGGATGTGGACCGCGCCTTCGCCGCGCTGGATCGGATCCGGGGTGATATCGACATCTGGTGGACCAGCGGCGCCCAGGCGACGCAGCTCCTGCAGAATGGCGAACTCGACCTGATGTCGGCCTGGTCAACCCGCGCCTATGCCGCCATCGCCAGCGGCGCCCCGGTCGGCCTGATTTGGGAAGGTGTCTACAACATTGACGGCTGGACCATTCCGAAAGGCACACCCAAACCCGACCTCGCGCGCGAGTTCATCAAGTACACCATGGACCCGGAGCGCCAAGCGAAGTTCACCCAGAAGCTCGCACTCGGCCCGACCAACCGGACGGCTTATGACTTCATCGACCCAGAAGTGGCCAAGCAGTTCCCGACCGCACCGGGCAATTTCGACAATCTGATCCTGCTGAACGCCGGATATTGGGCCGAGAACCAGGACGCGCTGACCGAGCGGTTCGAGCAGTGGATCCTGTCATAA
- a CDS encoding integrase core domain-containing protein — protein sequence MRKRRGRSAIARWVEDYNAARPHSALGYQTPMEYAAKLTAMGDRVHATEPLRRSPIAPSAQRRQIHPRTPVTDG from the coding sequence GTGCGCAAGCGACGGGGCCGCTCAGCCATCGCGCGATGGGTCGAAGACTACAACGCGGCACGCCCTCACTCGGCCCTCGGCTATCAGACGCCGATGGAATACGCCGCCAAACTCACCGCAATGGGCGACCGGGTCCACGCAACTGAACCGTTGCGCCGCTCGCCAATTGCTCCCTCGGCGCAACGGCGCCAAATTCATCCGAGGACTCCGGTCACAGATGGATGA
- a CDS encoding sugar-binding transcriptional regulator, with protein MTQGRFTAETTRLDDAARAGWLYYVAGNTQDEIARKLSVSRQTAQRLVSLAVSERLVKVRLDHPIGRCMDLAGQVTERFGLQFCDIVPSDPDAPGLLTGVAIAAAVELERVLKSEEGRIIALGTGRALKATVEQLPRLSCPQHRIVSLLGNMMSDGSATPYNATIAMAERVGAKHYPYPLPVLASDTDELEILHAQEAVRNTISLGQQADLTLVGIGQMGRQAPLVVDGFVAEAEMEQLVADGATGEITSWIYDREGHLLDCDLNRRVASVPLPKAAERRVIAVAVGEAKRPALSSALHGRLVNGLITNEAMAEKLLSGE; from the coding sequence GTGACGCAGGGACGCTTTACGGCCGAGACGACACGGCTCGACGATGCTGCGAGGGCCGGATGGCTCTATTACGTTGCCGGCAATACCCAGGACGAAATCGCCCGGAAGCTCTCCGTATCGCGCCAGACTGCACAGCGGCTGGTGTCGCTTGCCGTTTCCGAACGGTTGGTGAAGGTCCGTCTGGATCATCCGATCGGTCGCTGCATGGATCTGGCCGGGCAGGTGACAGAGCGTTTCGGGCTCCAATTCTGCGACATCGTTCCCTCCGATCCAGACGCGCCGGGTCTGCTGACCGGCGTCGCGATCGCGGCTGCGGTTGAACTGGAACGGGTGCTGAAATCCGAAGAGGGCCGCATCATCGCGCTCGGCACGGGCCGGGCGCTGAAGGCAACAGTGGAACAACTGCCGCGCCTTTCCTGCCCTCAGCACCGGATTGTCTCGCTTCTGGGAAACATGATGTCGGACGGGTCCGCCACGCCTTATAACGCAACCATCGCGATGGCCGAGCGGGTCGGGGCGAAGCACTATCCTTACCCGTTGCCGGTTCTGGCGAGCGACACCGACGAATTGGAGATCCTTCACGCGCAGGAGGCGGTCCGCAACACGATCAGCCTTGGTCAGCAAGCCGACCTGACGCTGGTGGGTATTGGCCAGATGGGGCGGCAGGCTCCGCTGGTTGTCGACGGGTTCGTCGCCGAGGCCGAGATGGAGCAACTGGTCGCAGATGGTGCAACCGGTGAGATCACCAGTTGGATCTACGACCGAGAAGGCCACCTGCTCGATTGCGACTTGAACCGACGCGTCGCGTCCGTGCCGTTGCCGAAAGCGGCAGAACGGCGAGTGATCGCCGTCGCCGTGGGCGAGGCAAAACGACCGGCATTGTCGTCCGCTCTCCACGGGCGGCTGGTGAACGGCCTGATCACCAACGAGGCGATGGCCGAGAAACTGCTCTCGGGAGAATAA
- a CDS encoding ribokinase yields MITVFGSLNADLCFEIARCPQAGETIASTSMTMHAGGKGGNQALAAAKAGAQVTFVGAVGSDDLAALALSGLKAAGVDLSGVRRDQGRTGCAAILIDESGDNRIVLSAGANGDVNAAQLLDSDLAKSRFLLMQMEIPEQAVVAAIDLAREAGVRTILNLAPAGPLPPDALRKVDLLVVNESEAEFVAGMCASPSDARSLAAALGTGVIRTLGADGVEACIDGISHRVAGIPVDVVDTTAAGDCFIGVLAAELDAGQEIGAALSRATTASALTCTRRGSQTSLPSTIEVNDFLSLIHA; encoded by the coding sequence ATGATCACAGTGTTCGGCTCGCTAAACGCAGATCTGTGTTTCGAAATCGCCCGCTGTCCGCAAGCGGGCGAAACCATCGCGTCGACGTCCATGACCATGCATGCCGGAGGCAAGGGCGGGAATCAGGCGCTTGCCGCCGCGAAAGCGGGGGCACAGGTGACTTTCGTCGGGGCCGTTGGCAGCGATGACCTGGCTGCCCTGGCTCTGTCGGGTTTGAAAGCCGCGGGCGTTGATCTGTCCGGCGTTCGGCGCGACCAGGGCAGGACAGGCTGTGCCGCCATACTGATCGACGAAAGCGGCGACAACCGCATCGTTCTGAGTGCCGGCGCGAATGGCGACGTGAACGCTGCGCAACTCTTGGACAGCGACCTTGCGAAGTCGCGCTTTCTGCTCATGCAGATGGAAATCCCAGAGCAGGCGGTTGTGGCTGCGATCGACCTTGCCAGGGAAGCCGGTGTGCGCACCATCCTCAACCTTGCCCCCGCCGGTCCTTTGCCACCGGACGCACTTCGCAAGGTCGATCTTCTGGTGGTGAACGAATCCGAGGCGGAATTCGTGGCTGGGATGTGCGCCTCCCCGAGTGACGCCAGATCCCTCGCCGCCGCCCTGGGTACCGGCGTGATCCGGACCCTGGGGGCGGATGGCGTCGAAGCCTGTATCGACGGCATCTCCCACCGCGTTGCCGGAATTCCGGTCGACGTGGTCGATACGACCGCGGCGGGCGATTGTTTTATCGGCGTTCTGGCGGCCGAACTCGATGCGGGCCAGGAGATAGGTGCGGCGTTGAGCCGCGCGACCACGGCCTCGGCCTTGACCTGCACGAGGCGCGGCAGTCAGACGAGCCTGCCGAGTACAATAGAAGTGAATGATTTCTTGTCGTTGATCCACGCGTGA
- a CDS encoding putative zinc-binding protein — translation MSSRDHLPLVYSCSGCSSAAQMANYLAIALDRRGLAEMSCIAGVGGDVSKLVRLAKSGRRIIGIDGCALACVRNCLARHGVEPSEYHLLSDHGVRKRYQMDFDTEEADKVLTGLAAALAEEA, via the coding sequence ATGTCCTCACGCGACCATCTTCCCTTGGTCTATTCCTGTTCGGGCTGCTCCAGCGCGGCACAGATGGCCAACTATCTGGCAATTGCACTGGACCGGCGCGGGCTGGCCGAGATGTCTTGCATTGCTGGTGTCGGTGGTGATGTGTCCAAGCTGGTGCGCCTTGCCAAATCCGGACGCCGCATCATTGGCATCGACGGCTGCGCATTGGCCTGCGTCCGCAACTGCCTCGCGCGCCACGGCGTCGAGCCATCCGAATACCATCTTCTCTCCGATCATGGTGTCAGGAAGCGGTACCAGATGGACTTCGATACCGAGGAGGCCGACAAGGTCCTGACCGGTCTCGCCGCAGCGCTGGCAGAAGAGGCGTAG
- a CDS encoding HIT family protein yields the protein MSSSCLFCRIAAGDLPAYRVYEDGRIVAFLDLHPIREGHTLIVPRQHHRWFEDLPADLASEITHLAQRIARGLKALYRVDRVAMFYTGTHVPHVHAHVVPMHDVHDVTSQAYLSDEPGRFAVPPALPEADMARTAAQLRGSF from the coding sequence TTGTCGAGTTCGTGCCTCTTTTGCCGAATCGCCGCCGGAGACCTGCCCGCCTATCGGGTCTACGAGGACGGCCGCATCGTCGCGTTTCTCGACCTGCATCCGATCCGCGAGGGGCATACGTTGATCGTCCCGCGCCAGCATCACCGCTGGTTCGAGGATCTGCCGGCCGACTTGGCGTCCGAAATCACGCATCTGGCCCAGCGGATCGCGCGCGGCCTGAAGGCGCTCTACCGGGTCGACCGCGTGGCGATGTTCTACACCGGCACCCATGTGCCGCATGTCCATGCCCATGTGGTGCCGATGCACGATGTCCACGACGTGACGTCGCAGGCCTATCTGTCCGACGAACCGGGCAGGTTCGCGGTTCCGCCGGCACTACCCGAGGCCGACATGGCCCGCACGGCGGCGCAGCTGCGCGGCAGTTTCTGA
- a CDS encoding HAD family hydrolase, translated as MSDTDLVIFDCDGVLVDSEPISAAVLIAELARLGLTITPDYVRDNCLGRSFPTVARGIREAFAIALPGDLEQRYRRSLLARFETELRTTAGVEALLDRLRPAKCVATSSSPQRVARSLDIVGLAPVFGPDVFTASQVARGKPAPDLFLFAAERMGADPARTLVIEDSRPGVEAAVAAGMQVLVYTGGGHRPVPPAGVGSFDNWRDFPQVLLNAD; from the coding sequence ATGTCTGACACCGATCTCGTGATCTTCGACTGCGACGGCGTGCTCGTCGACAGCGAGCCGATCTCTGCCGCCGTGCTGATCGCAGAGCTTGCACGGCTCGGCCTGACGATCACGCCGGACTATGTTCGGGACAACTGCCTCGGCCGCAGCTTTCCAACGGTCGCGCGCGGCATCCGCGAGGCGTTCGCCATTGCCTTGCCGGGCGATCTCGAACAGCGATACCGAAGGTCGCTCCTCGCCCGCTTCGAAACCGAACTCCGCACGACCGCAGGGGTCGAAGCGCTGCTCGACCGGCTCCGCCCGGCGAAATGCGTCGCCACCAGTTCCAGCCCGCAGCGCGTTGCCCGATCGCTGGACATCGTCGGCCTCGCCCCGGTCTTCGGGCCCGATGTCTTTACCGCGTCGCAAGTCGCGCGCGGCAAGCCGGCGCCGGACCTCTTCCTTTTCGCAGCCGAGCGGATGGGGGCGGATCCGGCCCGCACGCTTGTCATCGAGGACAGCCGGCCGGGTGTCGAGGCGGCAGTGGCGGCCGGGATGCAGGTTCTGGTCTATACTGGAGGCGGGCACCGGCCAGTTCCGCCGGCCGGTGTGGGAAGTTTTGACAACTGGCGGGATTTCCCGCAGGTGTTGTTGAACGCAGACTGA
- a CDS encoding ABC transporter permease subunit, translating to MRVSRDPATSKPRRPSRRIDSIFLAGPGLLYVALLLLLPAGALVLLSLQNPETGRLELAVYRDLFSAGIYVQTLLNTFVIAAQVTVVCIFVGYVVAAWLTVMSEERRRLAIWLVLLPVWVSPLLKNFAWIVLLARRGIVAQLLTGLGYEGEINLLFGRGAVVFGMAHALLPIAILTMLPTMMGIDRRLLSASQTMGASRSQSFWRIFLPLSMPGVTAAGLLIFIIAIGFFITPALLGSPSETMIGQMMITQVQQFFNMRLAGALATLLLAVTLVVVVVYDRIFGISAASGGGSGDARPRSTILRRIGHGVLGTASALTDLLGRVGFGALGMQGLSMAAILVVALLIVPVVAFPPMAFSGSSFLEFPPKSFSLQWFERYLTDPLWTGATLRSIGISIVTGILATLLAGLAAYGMARTKTRLGSIAFLLFLMPMIVPNIVIAVALFYIFAKLGLVATDLGIALGHTLTAMPIVFVIMLTTFRGFDWRLGDAAGTLGASPWQRIRHVFLPLVRGGAMSAFLFGLLHSFDELTIALFVGGGVKQTLPKKMWDDILLSVSPTLAAAAVVVILLVTILFVIAERSRPK from the coding sequence ATGCGCGTTTCCCGCGACCCTGCCACCAGCAAGCCCAGACGGCCGTCGCGCAGGATCGATTCGATCTTCCTCGCCGGTCCCGGTCTGCTCTATGTCGCCCTGCTCCTGCTCCTGCCGGCCGGAGCCCTTGTCCTGCTGTCGCTCCAAAACCCCGAGACCGGGCGCCTGGAACTCGCCGTTTATCGCGATCTGTTTTCGGCCGGGATCTATGTGCAGACCCTGCTCAACACCTTCGTGATTGCCGCCCAAGTGACGGTAGTCTGCATTTTCGTGGGATACGTTGTCGCCGCCTGGCTGACCGTCATGTCGGAGGAACGCCGGCGCCTCGCGATCTGGTTGGTGCTTCTGCCAGTCTGGGTCAGCCCGCTTCTGAAGAACTTTGCCTGGATTGTCCTTCTGGCACGGCGCGGTATCGTCGCCCAGCTCCTGACCGGACTCGGCTACGAGGGCGAGATCAACCTGCTATTCGGCCGCGGCGCAGTGGTCTTCGGCATGGCACATGCGCTCCTGCCGATCGCCATCCTGACCATGCTGCCGACCATGATGGGTATTGACCGGCGCCTGCTCAGCGCATCGCAGACCATGGGTGCCAGCCGCAGTCAGTCGTTCTGGCGGATCTTCCTGCCGCTGTCGATGCCTGGTGTCACCGCAGCGGGGCTGTTGATTTTCATCATCGCTATCGGCTTCTTCATCACGCCGGCACTGCTAGGCTCGCCGTCCGAGACGATGATCGGCCAGATGATGATCACCCAGGTGCAGCAGTTTTTCAACATGCGCCTCGCCGGGGCTCTGGCAACCCTTCTGCTGGCGGTTACGCTGGTGGTGGTGGTGGTCTATGACCGAATATTCGGGATTTCCGCGGCCTCCGGCGGCGGTAGTGGCGACGCCCGGCCGCGCAGCACCATCTTGCGGCGGATAGGCCATGGGGTACTTGGCACCGCCTCGGCGCTGACCGATCTGCTCGGGCGCGTCGGCTTCGGCGCCCTGGGTATGCAGGGTCTGTCGATGGCCGCGATCCTTGTGGTCGCGCTGCTGATCGTGCCGGTGGTCGCGTTTCCGCCGATGGCCTTCTCCGGCTCGTCCTTCCTGGAGTTTCCGCCGAAATCTTTCTCGCTCCAGTGGTTTGAACGCTACCTGACCGATCCTCTCTGGACCGGCGCGACGCTGCGATCGATCGGGATATCGATCGTCACCGGCATTCTGGCGACGCTGCTCGCCGGACTTGCCGCCTACGGCATGGCCCGCACCAAGACGCGTCTGGGGAGCATCGCCTTCCTGCTGTTCCTGATGCCGATGATCGTGCCCAATATCGTGATCGCCGTGGCGCTCTTCTACATCTTCGCCAAGCTCGGACTGGTGGCAACGGACCTTGGTATTGCCCTGGGACACACGCTGACCGCCATGCCCATCGTCTTCGTCATCATGCTCACCACATTTCGTGGCTTCGACTGGCGGCTGGGCGATGCCGCCGGCACGCTGGGCGCCTCGCCCTGGCAGCGCATCCGCCATGTCTTCCTGCCGCTGGTGCGGGGGGGAGCCATGTCCGCCTTCCTGTTCGGCCTGCTGCATTCCTTCGACGAGTTGACCATCGCGCTCTTCGTCGGCGGCGGGGTGAAGCAGACTCTTCCCAAGAAGATGTGGGACGACATTCTTCTGAGCGTCAGCCCGACGCTCGCCGCCGCTGCGGTGGTGGTAATCCTTCTGGTGACGATCCTCTTTGTGATCGCCGAACGTTCGAGGCCGAAATGA
- a CDS encoding ABC transporter ATP-binding protein: MNGLTKFYGDVAALDRVSLDVREGELMTLLGPSGSGKTTLLQLIAGLVEPSEGTVIVDGKNYTGTPIHTRDIGVVFQNYALFPHMTVGENVGFPLLMRKTPADETARRVGEALEMVGLSHAHDRFPQQLSGGQQQRVALARCLVYKPAIILLDEPLGALDAKLREVMQIEIKRIHRETGTTMIFVTHDQEEALALSDRVCLMNEGRIAQVGTPQEMYDRPRNRFTADFIGRSTIFDGTVRDGKLDTKVGALPLPSDADAAEGETGALMVRPEYLTLGQGELRGRVVETVFNGAEMRVLLRVGDVEITASAPARNASYEVGQDIAIGWAPNDARYVLND, from the coding sequence GTGAACGGCCTCACCAAGTTCTACGGAGACGTCGCGGCACTCGACCGGGTGTCTCTGGATGTCCGCGAGGGCGAGCTGATGACCCTGCTCGGCCCCTCCGGCTCTGGCAAGACCACTCTCCTGCAGCTGATCGCCGGCTTGGTCGAACCCAGTGAGGGCACTGTCATCGTCGACGGCAAGAACTACACCGGGACGCCGATCCACACCCGCGACATCGGCGTAGTGTTCCAGAACTACGCGCTGTTTCCGCATATGACGGTGGGCGAAAACGTGGGCTTTCCGTTACTGATGCGCAAGACGCCGGCGGACGAGACGGCACGCCGCGTGGGCGAGGCGCTGGAGATGGTCGGGCTGTCGCATGCCCACGACCGGTTTCCGCAGCAACTGTCCGGAGGGCAGCAGCAACGCGTCGCCCTGGCCCGCTGCCTCGTCTACAAGCCGGCGATCATCCTGCTCGACGAGCCGCTCGGCGCGCTCGATGCCAAGCTGCGCGAGGTCATGCAGATCGAGATCAAGCGCATCCACCGCGAGACCGGCACCACGATGATCTTCGTCACTCACGACCAGGAGGAAGCGCTGGCGCTGTCCGACCGTGTCTGCCTGATGAACGAGGGTCGCATTGCCCAGGTCGGCACGCCACAGGAGATGTATGATCGGCCCAGAAACCGCTTCACCGCGGATTTCATCGGCCGCTCGACGATCTTCGACGGCACCGTGAGGGACGGCAAGCTGGACACAAAGGTCGGCGCGCTGCCGCTTCCCTCCGACGCCGATGCCGCGGAAGGCGAGACCGGCGCCCTGATGGTGCGGCCCGAATACCTGACCCTGGGACAGGGCGAGCTGCGCGGCCGGGTCGTGGAAACCGTGTTCAACGGCGCGGAAATGCGCGTCCTGCTGCGGGTCGGCGATGTCGAGATCACCGCCTCGGCGCCGGCGCGCAATGCAAGCTATGAAGTCGGCCAGGACATCGCCATCGGTTGGGCGCCAAACGATGCGAGATATGTCCTCAATGACTGA
- a CDS encoding nucleoside hydrolase, with protein MTDNLFARPILLDCDPGVDDAIAIAMALALPEAVDLRAITCVAGNVPLSATSRNALRILELLGRTDIPVHAGSARRIMSPEGRNSSAHGADGLGGIDLPDPKAALQDEHAVDAIRRIARETPGGLTICAIGPLTNIALALLRDPGLADHLREIVLMGGACFGPGNTTPLAEFNFYADPHAAQIVYDFGIPIVQFGLDVTRKALLSDGFSAALAESGNAVKSALGRMLGAYESRDPCLHDPCVIVWLARPELFQLIEAHVEVLHGEGPGSGQSLARVQERHLQGRKPNCRIATEVDRAGLEAILSDCVDRLVRMQQGA; from the coding sequence ATGACTGACAACCTCTTTGCCCGCCCGATCTTGCTGGACTGCGATCCCGGCGTCGACGACGCGATCGCGATCGCCATGGCGCTGGCCCTGCCCGAGGCGGTGGACCTGCGCGCCATCACCTGTGTCGCGGGCAATGTGCCGCTCAGCGCAACGTCGCGCAATGCACTGCGGATTCTGGAGCTGCTAGGCCGCACCGATATCCCCGTTCATGCCGGAAGTGCGCGGCGGATCATGTCTCCCGAGGGGCGCAATTCGTCGGCCCACGGCGCCGACGGGCTCGGCGGGATCGACCTGCCGGACCCCAAGGCTGCGCTCCAAGACGAGCACGCGGTCGATGCCATTCGCCGGATTGCGCGCGAGACGCCGGGCGGGCTGACGATCTGCGCCATCGGTCCGCTGACCAACATTGCCCTGGCCCTGCTGCGGGACCCCGGCTTGGCCGATCACCTGCGCGAAATCGTGCTGATGGGCGGCGCCTGCTTCGGCCCGGGCAACACCACGCCGCTGGCCGAGTTCAATTTCTACGCCGACCCGCATGCCGCGCAGATCGTCTACGACTTTGGCATCCCGATCGTGCAGTTCGGCCTCGACGTGACCCGCAAGGCATTGCTGAGCGACGGCTTCAGCGCCGCCCTCGCGGAGTCGGGCAATGCGGTGAAGAGCGCGCTCGGACGGATGCTCGGCGCCTACGAGAGCCGCGATCCCTGCCTGCACGATCCCTGCGTGATCGTCTGGCTGGCCCGGCCCGAGTTATTCCAACTGATCGAGGCCCATGTCGAGGTCTTGCATGGCGAAGGTCCTGGGTCCGGGCAATCCCTGGCACGGGTGCAGGAGCGCCACCTGCAGGGCCGAAAGCCGAATTGCCGGATCGCGACCGAGGTGGACCGGGCCGGACTTGAGGCGATATTGTCGGATTGTGTCGACCGGCTTGTCCGGATGCAGCAAGGGGCATGA
- a CDS encoding ABC transporter ATP-binding protein: MLELSDISTSYGPVPMLRDVSLTVAKGELVCLLGPNGAGKSTTFNTICGLIAPDRGRLTIMGHDVAATGTERLGALGVGFVPEGRRLFPSLTVRQNLRLGYDASACAVPFEERLAAMGELFPRIRERLGQQAGTLSGGEQAMVALARALIGDPAFVVMDEPSLGLSPKLIDEYFAVVADIHRSGTTVLLIEQNAETALSIADRGYLLVRGRIAASGAGAELLRDDTVRQLYL, translated from the coding sequence ATGCTTGAGCTTTCCGACATCTCAACGAGCTATGGTCCCGTGCCGATGCTGCGCGACGTGTCGCTGACCGTGGCGAAGGGCGAGCTGGTCTGCCTACTCGGCCCGAACGGCGCAGGCAAAAGCACCACGTTCAACACGATCTGCGGCCTGATCGCGCCCGACCGGGGGCGGCTGACGATCATGGGCCACGACGTCGCGGCAACCGGAACCGAGCGGCTCGGCGCGCTTGGTGTCGGCTTTGTGCCGGAAGGCCGGCGGCTCTTCCCCTCGCTCACCGTGCGGCAGAACCTCCGGCTCGGTTACGATGCCTCGGCCTGCGCCGTACCGTTCGAGGAACGGCTTGCGGCGATGGGCGAGCTGTTCCCGCGCATCCGCGAACGCCTGGGCCAGCAGGCAGGCACCCTATCGGGCGGCGAGCAGGCGATGGTGGCGCTGGCCCGCGCGCTGATCGGCGACCCGGCCTTCGTCGTCATGGACGAACCGTCGCTGGGCCTCTCGCCGAAGCTGATCGACGAGTATTTCGCTGTCGTCGCCGATATCCACCGGAGTGGCACCACGGTCTTGCTGATCGAACAGAACGCCGAGACGGCGCTGTCCATCGCGGATCGCGGATACCTTCTGGTCCGCGGCCGCATCGCCGCCAGTGGCGCCGGTGCGGAATTGCTCCGCGACGATACCGTCCGGCAGCTCTACCTCTGA
- a CDS encoding IS110 family transposase: protein MRLFVGLDVSLEKTAICVINEHGKIVREAQAASEPEALLRWIREQDGVIAAIGLEAGLLSQWLHRGLSEAGQPVVLMETRQVKGALKAMPIKTDRRDAEGIARLLHLGWFRPVHCKSVSAQEVRAVLTARKAVQQGFITLEMSLRGLLRNFGLKVGTISRGRFEQRIRELAAGNPMLEAATEPMLRARSVLRRELAGLERHVRELAHEDPVCLRLMSMPGIGAVVALTYRSAVDDPARFTSSKKVGPWVGLTPSRNQSGERDVTGGITKAGDVNLRRALCQAATVMMHRGRATWLRTWAAKLARRRGAKRAMVALARRIAVILHRMWTDDADFRFDTPVIHAG from the coding sequence ATGAGGTTGTTTGTCGGGCTGGATGTGTCACTGGAGAAAACCGCGATTTGCGTGATCAACGAGCATGGGAAGATCGTGAGGGAGGCGCAGGCGGCCAGCGAGCCCGAAGCGCTGTTGCGCTGGATCCGCGAACAGGACGGCGTCATTGCGGCCATCGGACTTGAGGCTGGCCTCTTGTCGCAGTGGCTGCATCGCGGGTTATCCGAGGCGGGACAACCTGTCGTGCTGATGGAAACCCGGCAAGTGAAAGGCGCCCTGAAGGCGATGCCGATCAAGACGGACCGTCGTGATGCCGAAGGGATCGCGCGTCTGCTCCACCTCGGCTGGTTCCGACCGGTTCACTGCAAATCGGTGTCGGCACAAGAGGTTCGCGCTGTGCTCACCGCCCGCAAGGCCGTGCAACAAGGATTCATCACTTTGGAGATGTCCCTGCGCGGGCTCTTGCGAAACTTCGGCCTCAAGGTCGGCACCATATCTCGTGGCCGGTTCGAACAACGGATCAGAGAACTGGCGGCAGGCAATCCGATGCTGGAAGCTGCAACCGAACCCATGCTCCGCGCACGGTCGGTGCTGCGACGAGAGCTGGCGGGCCTTGAACGCCATGTCCGCGAACTCGCCCATGAGGATCCCGTCTGTCTGCGCCTCATGTCGATGCCCGGGATCGGCGCGGTCGTGGCACTGACATATCGATCTGCGGTCGATGACCCGGCCCGGTTCACGTCCTCGAAGAAGGTCGGGCCGTGGGTCGGCCTGACGCCATCTCGCAACCAATCGGGCGAGCGGGATGTCACTGGTGGGATCACCAAGGCGGGTGACGTCAACCTGCGCCGTGCGTTGTGCCAGGCGGCAACCGTCATGATGCATCGCGGACGGGCAACATGGCTGAGAACCTGGGCCGCAAAACTTGCACGGCGCCGTGGCGCGAAGCGCGCGATGGTTGCACTGGCGCGGCGCATCGCCGTGATCCTGCACCGCATGTGGACAGACGACGCCGACTTCCGCTTCGATACTCCGGTGATACACGCCGGCTGA